From the genome of Bradyrhizobium elkanii USDA 76, one region includes:
- a CDS encoding acyltransferase family protein: MTTNGTAAATDRSAPRASGRVDWLDYAKGICIIMVVMMHSVLGVEKAAEQTGFMHYVVMFAKPFRMPDFFLISGLFLSVVIDRDWRTYLDRKVMHFAYFYVLWVTIQFGFKAPSLAAETGWAQVGLQYLESFIEPFGTLWFIYLLPIFFVVTKLTRNVHPLVIWLIAAALESAHVATGWTVIDEFCSRFVYFYTGYVLADYVFALSDRARARPALALLGLGLWALINGGLVALEVSEWPAVSLALGFAGAGAIIVTGTLLARAHWLGFLRFCGEHSIVIYLAFFLPMAATRVLLLRFGIIHDIGLISLIVTAVGVAGSLVIWRLALAARADFLFERPDAFWIAPKKATPSLQAAE, translated from the coding sequence ATGACCACAAACGGCACAGCCGCTGCGACAGATCGTTCCGCCCCGCGCGCGAGCGGTCGCGTCGATTGGCTCGACTATGCCAAGGGCATCTGCATCATCATGGTCGTGATGATGCATTCGGTGCTGGGGGTCGAGAAGGCCGCCGAGCAGACCGGATTCATGCATTATGTCGTGATGTTCGCGAAGCCGTTCCGGATGCCGGACTTCTTCCTGATCTCGGGCCTGTTCCTGTCGGTCGTGATCGATCGCGACTGGCGCACCTATCTCGACCGCAAGGTGATGCATTTCGCCTATTTCTACGTGCTCTGGGTGACGATTCAGTTCGGCTTCAAGGCGCCGTCGCTGGCCGCCGAGACCGGCTGGGCCCAGGTTGGGCTGCAATACCTCGAGTCCTTCATCGAGCCGTTCGGCACGCTGTGGTTCATCTATCTGCTGCCGATCTTCTTCGTCGTCACCAAGCTCACGCGCAATGTCCACCCGCTGGTGATCTGGCTGATCGCGGCAGCGCTGGAGAGCGCGCATGTCGCGACCGGCTGGACCGTGATCGACGAATTCTGCTCCCGCTTCGTCTACTTCTACACCGGCTATGTCCTCGCCGATTACGTGTTCGCGCTGTCGGACCGCGCGCGGGCGCGGCCTGCGCTGGCCCTGCTCGGGCTTGGACTCTGGGCGCTGATCAATGGCGGCCTGGTTGCGCTCGAGGTGAGCGAATGGCCGGCCGTCTCGCTCGCACTCGGCTTTGCCGGCGCCGGCGCGATCATCGTGACCGGCACACTGCTGGCGCGCGCGCACTGGCTTGGCTTCCTGCGCTTCTGCGGCGAGCATTCGATCGTGATCTATCTCGCCTTCTTCCTGCCGATGGCGGCGACGCGCGTCCTTCTGCTGCGCTTCGGCATCATCCACGACATCGGCCTGATCTCGCTGATCGTGACCGCGGTCGGCGTCGCCGGTTCGCTCGTGATCTGGCGGCTGGCGCTGGCGGCGCGGGCCGATTTCCTGTTCGAGCGGCCCGATGCGTTCTGGATTGCCCCGAAGAAGGCGACGCCCTCGTTGCAGGCGGCCGAATAA
- a CDS encoding sigma-70 family RNA polymerase sigma factor, protein MPNVIAINAAATKHIDAARATSDETLLARIAKNDRTSMHTLYARHNVRVYRFVLRMVRDTTMAEDLVSQVFLDVWRTAAQFEGRSQVSTWLLSIARFKALTALRQRKHEDIDQDDVLEIADGADTPETSLDRATTSEILRACVAKLSPAHREIINLVYYHEKSVEEAGEIIGIPQSTVKTRMFYARKQLADLLRGAGVDSVAA, encoded by the coding sequence ATGCCGAACGTCATCGCCATCAACGCTGCAGCCACGAAGCATATCGACGCTGCTCGCGCGACCTCGGATGAAACGCTGCTCGCGCGTATCGCCAAGAATGACCGCACCTCGATGCACACGCTCTATGCCCGTCACAACGTCCGGGTCTACCGCTTCGTGCTCCGCATGGTGCGCGACACCACCATGGCCGAGGACCTGGTCAGCCAGGTGTTCCTGGACGTCTGGCGCACCGCGGCCCAGTTCGAGGGCCGCTCGCAGGTCTCGACCTGGCTGCTCTCGATCGCCCGCTTCAAGGCGCTGACCGCGCTGCGCCAGCGCAAGCATGAGGACATCGACCAGGACGACGTGCTGGAGATCGCCGACGGCGCCGACACGCCGGAAACCTCGCTCGATCGCGCCACCACCAGCGAGATCCTGCGCGCCTGCGTGGCCAAGCTGTCGCCGGCCCACCGCGAGATCATCAATCTGGTCTACTACCATGAGAAGTCGGTCGAGGAGGCCGGCGAGATCATCGGGATCCCGCAGAGCACGGTGAAGACCCGCATGTTCTATGCCCGCAAGCAGCTCGCCGACCTCCTGCGGGGCGCCGGCGTGGACAGCGTCGCTGCATAA
- a CDS encoding cytochrome c biogenesis CcdA family protein produces MLSLALALLAGVATVAAPCTLPMLPILLGVSIGQTDKARPAMIALGFVMSFSAVALLLSAITRAFDFDPNVLRTGAAVLLAGFGLLMIWPAPFEWLAIRLTGAAGGLGRAAPSQGLFGGFVLGSTLGLVWTPCAGPVLGSILTIVATSKDTAWASLQLVTYAIGAAIPMLAIAYGGQAVTTRVRSMAPIAPRLQQGFGVVIVAFAALSYLQYDTLIVAWLTQFYPNGQIGL; encoded by the coding sequence ATGCTCAGCCTTGCCCTTGCCCTGCTTGCCGGCGTCGCCACCGTCGCCGCCCCTTGCACCCTGCCGATGCTGCCGATCCTGCTTGGGGTATCGATAGGTCAGACCGACAAGGCGCGGCCCGCGATGATCGCGCTCGGCTTCGTGATGTCATTCTCTGCGGTGGCATTGCTGCTGAGCGCGATCACGCGCGCCTTCGATTTCGATCCGAACGTGCTGCGGACCGGCGCGGCCGTGCTGCTCGCGGGCTTCGGCCTCCTGATGATCTGGCCGGCGCCGTTCGAGTGGCTGGCGATACGGCTCACGGGTGCGGCCGGCGGCCTCGGTCGGGCGGCGCCGTCGCAGGGCCTGTTCGGCGGCTTCGTGCTCGGCTCTACGCTCGGCCTGGTGTGGACGCCATGCGCCGGCCCCGTGCTCGGCTCGATCCTGACCATCGTCGCGACCTCGAAGGACACGGCGTGGGCGAGCCTGCAGCTCGTCACCTACGCGATCGGCGCCGCGATCCCGATGCTTGCGATTGCCTATGGCGGACAGGCCGTCACCACACGCGTGCGCAGCATGGCGCCGATCGCGCCGCGCCTGCAGCAGGGCTTCGGCGTCGTGATCGTCGCATTCGCCGCGCTGTCCTACCTGCAATACGACACGCTGATCGTGGCGTGGCTGACCCAGTTCTATCCAAACGGCCAGATCGGCCTGTAA
- a CDS encoding thioredoxin family protein, with product MSLRLIAVSTLVAGLGLGGAVIPGLCTESDAPAQPVPRAIAMTTEQSQTAPEFAGISNWFNSKPLKLADLRGKVVLVDFWTYGCVNCVNTLPHVTQLYSKYRDRGLVVIGVHTPEFPFEHSASNVQAALKRHGILYPVAQDNNSQTWNAYRNQYWPAQYVIDQNGKIVFQHAGEGQYDEIDRTVARLLDADS from the coding sequence ATGTCCCTGCGCTTGATTGCCGTATCCACCCTGGTGGCGGGCCTTGGCCTCGGCGGCGCCGTCATTCCCGGCCTCTGCACCGAGTCAGACGCGCCGGCCCAGCCGGTGCCGCGGGCGATCGCCATGACAACCGAACAGAGCCAGACCGCGCCCGAATTCGCCGGCATCAGCAACTGGTTCAATTCGAAGCCGCTGAAGCTGGCCGACCTGCGCGGCAAGGTCGTGCTGGTGGATTTCTGGACCTATGGCTGCGTCAACTGCGTCAACACGCTGCCGCACGTCACCCAGCTTTATTCAAAGTACCGGGATCGCGGCCTCGTCGTGATCGGTGTCCACACGCCGGAATTCCCGTTCGAGCATTCGGCCTCCAACGTGCAGGCGGCGCTGAAGCGGCATGGCATCCTCTATCCGGTGGCGCAGGACAACAATTCGCAGACCTGGAACGCCTACCGCAACCAGTATTGGCCGGCGCAATACGTCATCGACCAGAACGGCAAGATCGTGTTCCAGCACGCCGGCGAGGGACAATACGACGAGATCGACCGCACCGTCGCGCGGCTGCTCGATGCCGACAGCTAA
- a CDS encoding cytochrome ubiquinol oxidase subunit I produces the protein MFEGWDAVVLARAQFAFTMSFHIVFPAFSIGLASYLAVLEALWLATKREVYINLFNYWLKIFAVAFGMGVVSGIVMSYQFGTNWSAFADKTGPVIGPMMAYEVLTAFFLEAGFLGVMLFGLERVGPRLHFVATLMVAIGTLISAFWILSANSWMQTPTGHAVNADGQFVAADWLKVIFNPSFPYRLVHMVLAAYLTTSLVVGAVGAWHLLRDQHLAGARVMFSMAMWMATLVAPIQILAGDQHGLNTLEHQPAKVMAMEGHYQSHTDGAPLILFGWPDQAEAKVKYAIEVPKLSSLILKHSLDAPLAGLDTVPRENWPPVPITFWSFRIMVGLGFLIMGLGLFSLLMRWRGMMYQSPLLHRFAVLMGPAGFIAVLAGWITTETGRQPFTVYGLLRTADSVSPLAAPAVGSSLIAFIIVYFAVFTAGVIYILRLMAQPPHPGEQGPTKDLPARAAGITPAAGAAVEGAR, from the coding sequence ATGTTCGAAGGCTGGGATGCGGTCGTACTCGCCCGCGCGCAATTCGCTTTCACGATGTCGTTCCACATCGTGTTTCCCGCATTCTCGATCGGGCTTGCGAGCTATCTCGCGGTGCTGGAAGCGCTGTGGCTTGCCACCAAGCGCGAGGTCTACATCAATCTGTTCAATTACTGGCTGAAGATCTTCGCGGTCGCGTTCGGCATGGGCGTGGTCTCGGGCATCGTGATGTCCTACCAGTTCGGCACCAACTGGTCGGCCTTTGCCGACAAGACCGGGCCGGTGATCGGCCCGATGATGGCCTATGAGGTGCTGACCGCATTCTTCCTCGAGGCCGGCTTTCTCGGCGTCATGCTGTTCGGGCTCGAACGCGTCGGCCCCAGGCTGCACTTCGTGGCGACGCTGATGGTCGCGATCGGCACGCTGATCTCGGCGTTCTGGATTCTGTCGGCCAATTCGTGGATGCAGACACCGACCGGCCATGCCGTCAACGCCGACGGCCAGTTCGTCGCCGCCGACTGGCTCAAGGTGATCTTCAATCCGTCGTTCCCCTACCGCCTCGTGCACATGGTGCTGGCGGCATATCTCACCACCTCGCTGGTGGTCGGCGCGGTCGGGGCCTGGCATCTGCTGCGCGACCAGCATCTGGCGGGAGCGCGCGTGATGTTCTCGATGGCGATGTGGATGGCGACGCTGGTGGCGCCGATCCAGATCCTCGCCGGCGACCAGCACGGCCTCAACACGCTGGAGCACCAGCCCGCCAAGGTGATGGCGATGGAAGGCCATTACCAGAGCCACACGGACGGCGCGCCGCTGATCCTGTTCGGCTGGCCTGACCAGGCCGAAGCGAAAGTGAAGTATGCGATCGAGGTGCCGAAACTGTCGTCGCTGATCCTGAAGCATTCGCTCGACGCGCCGCTGGCCGGCCTCGACACCGTGCCGCGCGAGAACTGGCCGCCGGTGCCGATCACCTTCTGGTCGTTCCGCATCATGGTCGGCCTCGGCTTCCTGATCATGGGGCTCGGCCTGTTCAGCCTTTTGATGCGCTGGCGGGGGATGATGTACCAGTCGCCGCTGCTGCATCGCTTCGCGGTGCTGATGGGCCCCGCCGGCTTCATCGCGGTGCTCGCGGGCTGGATCACCACGGAGACCGGGCGGCAACCGTTCACGGTCTACGGGCTGCTGCGCACGGCGGACTCAGTGTCGCCGCTGGCGGCGCCGGCGGTGGGCTCGTCGCTGATCGCCTTCATCATCGTCTATTTCGCCGTGTTCACCGCGGGCGTGATCTACATCCTGCGGCTGATGGCGCAACCGCCGCATCCCGGCGAGCAAGGCCCGACGAAAGATCTTCCCGCCCGCGCCGCCGGCATCACGCCGGCGGCAGGTGCAGCCGTGGAGGGCGCGCGATGA
- the cydB gene encoding cytochrome d ubiquinol oxidase subunit II, which produces MIDLATIWAFIIAFAVFVYVVMDGFDLGLGILFPLFPQKADRDVIMNTVAPVWDGNETWLVLGGGGMMAAFPLAYAVLMPALYTPMIAMLLGLVFRGVAFEFRWRTQKARNKWDLAFAGGSLLATLAQGIALGAILQGIHVEGRQYAGGWWDWLTPFSVLTGVALVIGYALLGATWLVMKTEGELRDRAYHLSWMLLVAMLCAIGAVSIATPFLSVQYTQRWFAWPNIILTAPVPIAVAAVTALLLRALSDKNDHQPFFLTLALFALSYAGLGISMYPYIVPQSITIWQAAAPANSQIFMLVGVSILVPLILGYTAWAYWVFRGKVRPGHGYH; this is translated from the coding sequence ATGATCGATCTCGCCACGATCTGGGCCTTCATCATCGCCTTTGCCGTGTTCGTCTATGTCGTGATGGACGGCTTCGATCTCGGCCTCGGCATCCTGTTTCCGCTGTTTCCGCAAAAGGCCGACCGCGACGTCATCATGAATACGGTGGCGCCGGTGTGGGACGGCAACGAGACCTGGCTGGTGCTCGGCGGCGGCGGCATGATGGCGGCGTTTCCGCTGGCCTATGCGGTGCTGATGCCGGCGCTCTACACGCCGATGATCGCGATGCTGCTCGGCCTCGTGTTCCGCGGCGTCGCCTTCGAATTCCGCTGGCGGACCCAGAAGGCGCGCAACAAATGGGATCTCGCTTTCGCCGGCGGCTCGCTGCTTGCGACGCTGGCGCAGGGGATCGCGCTCGGCGCCATCCTGCAGGGCATCCATGTCGAGGGACGCCAATACGCCGGCGGCTGGTGGGATTGGCTGACGCCGTTCAGCGTCCTGACCGGCGTCGCGCTGGTGATCGGCTATGCGCTGCTCGGCGCGACCTGGCTGGTGATGAAGACCGAGGGCGAGCTGCGCGACCGCGCCTACCATCTGAGCTGGATGTTGTTGGTCGCGATGCTGTGCGCGATCGGCGCCGTCAGCATCGCGACCCCGTTCCTCAGCGTGCAGTACACCCAGCGCTGGTTCGCCTGGCCCAACATCATCCTCACCGCGCCGGTGCCGATCGCGGTCGCCGCCGTCACCGCGCTGCTGCTGCGCGCGCTCAGCGACAAGAACGACCACCAGCCGTTCTTCCTGACGCTGGCGCTGTTCGCGCTGTCCTATGCCGGGCTCGGCATCAGCATGTATCCGTACATCGTGCCGCAGAGCATCACGATCTGGCAGGCGGCGGCGCCGGCCAACAGCCAGATCTTCATGCTGGTCGGCGTCTCGATCCTGGTGCCGCTGATCCTCGGCTACACCGCCTGGGCCTATTGGGTGTTCCGCGGCAAGGTGCGCCCCGGCCACGGATACCACTGA
- a CDS encoding L,D-transpeptidase: MTKFRHLVWMLIATGALVLSTSQGFAQNRPDADEPGLVADDSYELDPEWQKQVVYYRTNEAPGTIIVATAERHLYLVQGNGRALRYGIGVGRDGFQWQGLVTITRKAEWPDWTPPPEMIARQPYLPRFMAGGPGNPLGARAMYLGTTVYRIHGTNRPDTIGTAISSGCFRLVNNDVADLYNRVPVGTKVIIRQKPEL; the protein is encoded by the coding sequence ATGACGAAGTTTCGTCACCTGGTCTGGATGTTGATCGCGACGGGGGCGCTCGTGCTGTCGACGTCGCAGGGTTTTGCCCAGAACCGCCCGGACGCCGACGAGCCCGGCCTTGTTGCTGACGACAGCTACGAGCTCGACCCGGAATGGCAGAAGCAGGTCGTATATTACCGGACCAACGAGGCGCCGGGCACCATCATCGTCGCGACCGCCGAGCGCCATCTTTATTTGGTGCAGGGTAATGGCCGCGCGCTCCGCTACGGCATCGGCGTCGGCCGCGATGGTTTCCAGTGGCAGGGGCTGGTGACCATCACCCGCAAGGCCGAGTGGCCGGATTGGACGCCGCCGCCGGAGATGATCGCGCGCCAGCCCTATCTGCCGCGCTTCATGGCGGGCGGCCCGGGCAATCCGCTCGGCGCGCGCGCAATGTATCTCGGCACCACGGTGTACCGCATCCACGGCACCAACCGGCCCGACACCATCGGCACCGCCATCTCTTCCGGCTGCTTCCGCCTGGTCAACAACGACGTCGCCGATCTCTACAACCGCGTTCCGGTCGGCACCAAGGTGATCATCCGGCAGAAGCCCGAACTGTAG
- a CDS encoding amino acid ABC transporter substrate-binding protein — MRTFRGGLTIGLAVAVLVAAAAFTYERYDTRTLKRTVRRGDVLCGVNKGLPGFSIPDDKGNWTGFDVDFCRAVASAIFDDPSKAKFVPLDASERFKELQNRKVDILSRNSTWSMSRETNYDLYFPAVAYYDGQGFMLPRSRNIDSALDLNGSKVCVQANTTTQLNLADYFRANNMKYTEMKFDKLDDVVKAYNSGQCDTLTSDASQLYALRLNLAKPSDHTILADIISKEPLAPVVRLRDDDWMMIVKWTLYAMINAEELGITSKNIDEALKSKKPEVMRLVGTEGAYGEDLGLTKDWAVRIIRHVGNYGEVYDRNVGADSKLKIPRGMNQLWNAGGVQYAPPIR; from the coding sequence ATGCGTACATTTCGAGGCGGCCTGACGATCGGGCTCGCGGTCGCCGTGCTGGTTGCGGCAGCCGCCTTCACCTATGAGCGTTACGACACCCGCACGCTGAAGCGCACCGTCCGCCGCGGCGACGTGCTGTGCGGCGTCAACAAGGGCCTGCCGGGCTTCTCGATCCCGGACGACAAGGGTAACTGGACCGGCTTCGACGTCGACTTCTGCCGCGCGGTCGCGTCGGCGATCTTCGACGACCCGTCGAAGGCGAAGTTCGTGCCGCTCGACGCCAGCGAGCGCTTCAAGGAGCTGCAGAACCGCAAGGTCGACATCCTCTCGCGCAACTCCACCTGGAGCATGTCGCGCGAGACCAATTACGACCTCTATTTCCCCGCGGTCGCCTATTATGACGGCCAGGGCTTCATGCTGCCGCGCTCGCGCAACATCGATTCCGCGCTCGACCTGAACGGCAGCAAGGTCTGCGTGCAGGCCAACACCACGACACAGCTCAATCTCGCCGACTATTTCCGTGCCAACAACATGAAGTACACGGAGATGAAGTTCGACAAGCTGGACGACGTCGTGAAGGCCTACAACTCCGGCCAGTGCGATACGCTGACATCGGACGCCTCGCAGCTCTATGCGCTGCGGCTCAACCTCGCCAAGCCGAGCGACCACACGATCCTCGCCGATATCATTTCCAAGGAGCCGCTGGCGCCGGTGGTGCGTTTGCGCGACGACGACTGGATGATGATCGTGAAGTGGACGCTGTACGCCATGATCAACGCCGAAGAACTCGGCATCACCTCGAAGAATATCGACGAGGCGCTGAAGTCGAAGAAGCCGGAGGTGATGCGGTTGGTCGGCACCGAGGGCGCCTATGGCGAGGATCTCGGTCTGACCAAGGACTGGGCGGTGCGCATCATCCGCCATGTCGGCAATTACGGCGAAGTCTACGACCGCAACGTCGGCGCCGACTCCAAGCTGAAGATCCCGCGCGGCATGAACCAGCTCTGGAACGCCGGCGGCGTCCAGTACGCGCCGCCGATCCGCTAA
- a CDS encoding acyl-CoA dehydrogenase family protein, translating to MALVLTEEQSMLRDSARGLISDKAPVAHLRSLRDAKDATGFSRDLWKTFAEMGFSGLLVPDQFGGSGLGCVEAGIVMEEIGRTLMPSPFLATSVLAASALSRGGSEAQKAQHLPKIADGSLLAALAIDEGAKHRPLQTKLQATRSGNGFKLSGDKAFVVDGHTADLLIVAARTAGSAGDKNGLTLFLVDPKAGGLAVERTAMVDSHNAARIVFDNVEVNADSVLGEVDQGFGLLEGVLNIGRGAVASEMVGLSDEVFGRTVAYLKERKQFGKAIGEFQALQHRAAQLYIDIEITRAAVLKALQALDTDVDKAATTVAVAKARAGTTATLAVQEGVQMHGGMGMTDQFDIGFFMKRARVCQELFGDSNFHTDQLASGKGY from the coding sequence ATGGCCCTCGTCCTCACCGAAGAACAATCCATGCTGCGCGACAGTGCGCGCGGTCTCATCAGCGACAAGGCGCCGGTGGCGCATCTGCGGTCCTTGCGCGATGCCAAGGATGCCACCGGCTTCTCGCGCGACCTCTGGAAGACTTTTGCAGAGATGGGCTTCTCAGGCCTCCTGGTGCCGGACCAGTTCGGCGGCAGCGGTCTCGGCTGCGTCGAGGCCGGCATCGTCATGGAGGAGATCGGCCGCACCTTGATGCCGTCGCCGTTCCTCGCGACCTCGGTGCTCGCCGCCTCGGCGCTGTCGCGCGGCGGCAGCGAGGCGCAGAAGGCGCAGCATCTGCCGAAAATCGCCGACGGCTCGCTGCTGGCGGCGCTCGCGATCGATGAGGGCGCCAAGCATCGCCCGCTGCAGACGAAGTTGCAGGCCACGCGCTCCGGCAACGGCTTCAAGCTGTCGGGCGATAAGGCCTTCGTGGTCGATGGCCACACCGCCGATCTCTTGATCGTCGCCGCCCGCACGGCCGGCAGCGCCGGCGACAAGAACGGGCTGACGCTGTTCCTGGTCGATCCGAAGGCCGGGGGGCTCGCGGTCGAGCGCACCGCGATGGTCGATTCGCACAACGCGGCGCGCATCGTGTTCGACAATGTCGAGGTCAATGCCGACAGCGTGCTCGGCGAGGTCGATCAGGGCTTTGGGCTGCTCGAGGGGGTGCTCAATATCGGCCGCGGCGCGGTGGCGTCCGAAATGGTCGGTCTCTCCGACGAGGTGTTCGGCCGCACCGTGGCCTATCTGAAGGAGCGCAAGCAGTTCGGCAAGGCGATCGGCGAATTCCAGGCGCTGCAGCACCGTGCCGCGCAGCTCTATATCGATATCGAGATCACCCGCGCCGCGGTGTTGAAGGCGCTGCAGGCGCTCGATACGGATGTCGACAAGGCCGCAACCACGGTCGCGGTGGCAAAAGCCCGCGCCGGCACCACCGCGACGCTGGCCGTGCAGGAGGGCGTGCAGATGCATGGCGGCATGGGCATGACCGACCAGTTCGACATCGGCTTCTTCATGAAGCGCGCCCGCGTCTGCCAGGAGCTGTTCGGCGACAGCAATTTCCACACCGACCAGCTGGCGAGCGGCAAGGGTTACTGA
- a CDS encoding acyl-CoA dehydrogenase family protein translates to MADLEKFRAETRAWLEQNCPAEMRKPMASDGDTFWGGRNTKFSSEAQRVWFERMRDKGWTVPHWPKEYGGGGLDGEEAKIVRQEMAAIGARQPLTSFGISMLGPALLKYGTEEQKKEHLPKITAGLIRWCQGYSEPNAGSDLASLQTRAVGDGDDYIINGQKIWTSYANYADWIFCLVRTDPAAKKHDGISFILFDMTSKGVSTKPILLISGYSPFCETFFDNVRVPKSHVVGSVNRGWDVAKYLLQHERAMISGMGERGVGRPLGQIAADSVGADAQGKLDDAQLRSQIASFEVDEAALAAAAERAVDLAKAGQSHPAFSSAMKYYGTELNKRRYEILMSAGGIDALEWESDRSKGGARPRAWLRTKANSIEGGTSEVMLGIVAKRILDLPGA, encoded by the coding sequence ATGGCTGACCTCGAGAAATTCCGCGCAGAGACCCGCGCCTGGCTGGAGCAGAACTGTCCGGCGGAGATGCGCAAGCCGATGGCCTCGGATGGCGACACTTTCTGGGGTGGCCGCAACACGAAATTCTCGTCTGAAGCGCAGCGCGTCTGGTTCGAGCGGATGCGCGACAAGGGCTGGACGGTGCCGCATTGGCCGAAGGAATATGGCGGCGGAGGCCTCGACGGCGAGGAGGCCAAGATCGTGCGCCAGGAGATGGCTGCGATCGGCGCGCGTCAGCCGCTGACCTCGTTCGGCATCTCGATGCTCGGACCGGCGCTGCTGAAATACGGCACCGAGGAGCAGAAGAAGGAGCATCTGCCGAAGATCACCGCGGGCCTGATCCGCTGGTGCCAGGGCTATTCCGAGCCGAATGCCGGCTCCGACCTCGCCTCGCTGCAGACCCGCGCGGTCGGCGACGGCGACGACTACATCATCAACGGCCAGAAGATCTGGACGTCCTATGCCAACTACGCCGACTGGATCTTCTGCCTGGTGCGCACCGATCCGGCGGCCAAGAAGCATGACGGCATCAGTTTTATTCTCTTCGATATGACGTCGAAGGGCGTGTCCACAAAACCGATCCTCCTGATCTCGGGCTATTCGCCGTTCTGCGAAACCTTCTTCGACAATGTCCGCGTGCCGAAGTCGCATGTCGTGGGGTCAGTCAATCGCGGCTGGGATGTCGCGAAATACCTGCTGCAGCACGAGCGCGCGATGATCTCCGGCATGGGCGAGCGCGGCGTCGGCCGTCCGCTCGGCCAGATCGCCGCCGACTCGGTCGGTGCGGACGCGCAAGGCAAGCTCGACGACGCGCAGCTGCGCAGCCAGATCGCGAGCTTCGAGGTCGACGAGGCCGCGCTCGCCGCCGCCGCGGAGCGCGCGGTCGATCTCGCCAAGGCCGGGCAATCGCATCCGGCGTTCTCCTCGGCGATGAAATATTACGGCACCGAGCTGAACAAGCGCCGCTACGAGATCCTGATGTCGGCCGGCGGCATCGACGCGCTGGAATGGGAGAGCGACCGCTCCAAGGGCGGCGCCCGCCCGCGCGCCTGGCTGCGCACCAAGGCCAATTCGATCGAGGGCGGCACCTCGGAGGTGATGCTCGGCATCGTCGCCAAGCGCATCCTCGATTTGCCGGGTGCGTGA
- a CDS encoding carboxymuconolactone decarboxylase family protein codes for MRLKLLSPSEMNAAQKETYDESIAGKRGAPPAPMMAWLNSPEMARHATRLGEVLRFDTIFPPKLSEIAILVTARHWTAHYEWYAHKRLALKGGLDPKIIEDIRVRRTPTFDDPKARVIYDVARALHEGHGLPKALYDEAIEVLSQRGLVEVIGLCGYYTMVSMTLNTFEFQLPGGELSELC; via the coding sequence ATGCGGCTGAAACTGCTTTCGCCTAGCGAAATGAACGCCGCCCAGAAAGAAACCTACGACGAGTCGATCGCCGGCAAGCGCGGCGCGCCACCGGCGCCGATGATGGCCTGGCTGAACAGCCCGGAGATGGCACGGCATGCCACGCGGCTCGGCGAGGTGCTGCGCTTCGACACGATCTTTCCCCCAAAACTGTCGGAGATCGCGATCCTCGTCACCGCGCGGCACTGGACTGCGCATTACGAGTGGTATGCCCACAAGCGCCTGGCGCTGAAGGGCGGCCTCGACCCGAAGATCATCGAGGACATTCGCGTGCGCCGGACGCCGACCTTCGACGATCCCAAGGCCAGGGTGATCTACGACGTCGCCAGGGCGCTGCACGAAGGTCACGGCCTGCCGAAGGCACTGTATGACGAGGCGATCGAGGTGCTGAGCCAACGCGGGCTGGTCGAGGTGATCGGCCTGTGCGGCTACTATACCATGGTGTCGATGACGCTGAACACGTTCGAGTTCCAGCTGCCCGGCGGCGAGCTGTCGGAGCTCTGCTAG